GTGGTAGTGCGGTGGCGTTGCGCTATTCTGGTGGGATCGAAACGAGCGCCCTGCTAGAATAGGTTAGAAGTTTGGGGTGTGCGAAGGGTGGACTGAATCCGCTGTGTTCCACCAGGTGTCAAAAATGGGGATGGGGCTAATCGGCCTCGGCATTGAGGCAGCCATGGATGCGATTTCAAAGACGCGTATATTGGTAGAAAAGCCGGGCTGCGTCAGGGTGGGTGAGTCTTGTAGAGAAAAGACCTCACTCTCTCCTGAGTGGTCAGTCAAACTCAATCTTCAACCTTTCCCCCCCCTTGGAATCCCAAGTTCACGGTGGCCACGAAACACAATGAAGCAGGCGCACCAGAAAGTTCGAAGTGGCTGTACTACCTGCCGGAAGAGAAGGATTAAATGCGATGAACTTAGGCCTCAATGGTTCGATTCTCTGTCTCCCCACAGTTGATAATTAATCTCACTAAGTTGGTAGTACTCAGTGTCAAAGATTAATCGTCAGACGTGGTCAGCCCGTCGACTGCAGCTACAGTATACCTCTGCAAACCGCCTCTCAAAATGGATTGCCCGAGACGGATAGCGCGTGCATTCTGTCCTCAGCAGCCATCGTTGCACCGTTGTCTCTAGATGATCCATTAACAATATCTCAATTTGGCTGGCCAAATCCGACGTCGCCAAACGAAAGGATTCTACTATATCACCTTTGCGCCATTCGGAAAGACACAACCCTAGTAACTGAACGCGGATTTTCAGTGGGCATCAGTCAGCTGTCAAGGTATTTGAGACAGTTTTCGTCCAGTCCTTCGCACAAATACTGACGGTTTATAAAATCTTCAGATTTCTTGCCATGGCTGGCAAATATGAACATTTGAGGCACTGTTTGTGTGGTATTAGCGCTGCCCACTTAAGAACAGCAACGAAATCATCTCAGATGGTTCCGTTAGAAAATCATTACCGAACACTTGCGATTCATGGAATGGTCAAAAAAATGCAAAACTTGAGCCGTCAGAGCTGCGAGTGTCGAGAAGAAATCTCACGGGGCCTCATCGCATCATCGATCTTGATGGCCTGGTATAGTCCCAATCCGTAAGCAACGCAAACGACCAAGGACATTCGGGTATATGCTTATCACAGAACATTAGACGCGAATACAGTAGCTATCTCAAAGGAAAACTTGCTGTAAGTTAAAAATCCTGGGAACCACATCTGCTAGCCTTGGGCTAAAATCAGCACGTCTATCGACGCGCAGCTCATTGAGAATGCTACCAAAGAGAGCCAAGCATCACTTCACGCAATGCAGGCGCAGCATTCTGTCTTTGAGAGGCCACGGAACGAATTTAGCCGCCCTTCGCAGTTGATGGAGGAAGATTATACACTGCTAGAATCTGTAGCCAGGTCTATTCGTAGCTTCTGTAAGTGCAAGCTAGATGGCGAGCTTGAATCTGCCGCACGGGAACTGCTCAACTTTATTCACAACGTGCGTACCTTATCTGGGCAGTACCGCTCGCTAGAGGATCAGCTATCAATCATGTTCCCTATTCGCAACTGGCTACGCCTCATGCCCAGATCACCAAACCGATTTGCTTGCAACGACTTTTTGATATACTTGTATCTGGCAAACTATGAGACAGCGATGTTAGCAATGGGTATATTACTGCCCGAAGTGAACTTGCCGCTGGAGATCGAGGAGAGAAGCATTGGCGTGGCCAAGTTACAACTATTCATACAAGAAGCCGTCGATGCACGATTTTTATCGGGCGAGAGTCTTACAAAGTCTCGTTTTGTGTACATGGCCTGCATGGAATGGCTAGTTATTGCAGACAAGTGCTTGGAGAGCTACAGAACTCGGATCCTAGGAAGCTAGGACTTGTAGAAGAAGATAACTCAAGCAACCCCGGTTAGAAGTTGTGGATGACTTTACTGATTGATGCGGCTAGCGAGAGATGCTACTCACAATTTCCAGATAGTTTGTCGCCACTTTCCGATCGCAGGGAAGTTTTGCCTCTACACCAGatgccccctcccccccaacAAAAGTTTGCATGACATTTTGAATAATATTGTAAAATGTAAAAGCAGATATAAAGAGATACAGTATACATTCAACGCGATGAACGATGAGTTGTGTAATAGCCCCACGTGAGCCGTTACTCATAGACCGTGGTGATGATCCACCAACGTCATGGATGTCTCATTCAGCTTTCTACTCGGGCGAGCGGGCAGCCGATCTAGAGAGAACATTTATTTAATTGCACATAATTCCCAGATTTAATTAGCACTCTCAAGACCAAAAGTCTTCGTTCCGATATCTTGAGTATCGCATTGCAAACATGGATCCAGACGCAGCTCGCGATAGAGCGCCTAAGGAGGCTTTACCTGGTGAAACCCAAATACTAGCGAGCGCTGCCTCATTCACACAAGTACTTTGTCAATATGTACTGGCCAAGAAAGCCTTTGCTGAACCAAAGCAGGACTTTAAACCAATCAAAAACATATGCGCCCATTTAAATGCATTCCACGCGTATGCTGACGACCCCAAACGAGCTGTAGAAGCAAACCACTATTGCAGCCACTTGGGtacaaaaaaagcaaattagTAAAACTACGCAGAAGGCTGACCACTGAATAGATGATGAGGTTCGCCAATGCCTTATATACGACTCGCCGGAGCCCGGTGCACGAATTATAGGTATAGAGTATATGATCACGCCGAGGCTATATGAATCGCTACCCGTGGATGAGCGGCGACTATGGCACTCCCACGTCTATGAGGTCAAATCTGGAATGCTAATAATGCCGAACCGAATTGTTCCGCAAGCAGCTTGGGAAATggcggagaagagagaaatggagCAATTGATTGCATTATATGGCAAAACATACCATTTCTGGCAGATCGACCGGGGCGATAAGTTGCCTCTTGGGGAGCCGAAACTCATGACTAGCTATGTCGCCGATGGGCAACTGGACTTTGCTAAAGTGGAAGAACGAGATGGAAGATTTCAGTCGAACTacaagctgaagatggaggcGAGGAAAGACATACCCTCTCCGAGTATCCATAAAGGTAGGCATCACAGTTATCGCGACTCATTCAAATAGTATCCGAGTTCTAACTAACAGACTGTGTAGAAGCTGACGCAGCATGGGGCACTgaaggatgatgacgaatGGTTGCGCCTCTACTTTCACATCGAGTTGCAGCTTGGATGGAAAAATATGAAGAAAATATTGAGTAAATTGTAATATCAATCTTTATTTTACATAAAATAACAGAAGCAAAAGTTTTTTCAGTTTCCAATCAGAATAGCGCTGTGCTCAGGTGGCCATTTTAAAGGAAGCCACATGTAATGCTTGAGGTGGCCTACTTAACATTATTCCAAATTTTGGGCATcagattaaatatatttacatATTTTTGCTCGGAATCCATAATATATAACACGCTGGATTACCTATAGTGCTAGTAGCACTGATGATGGTGTTTGTATGCAAAGTAGATACAGTGGCTGGTGGACGGATCTCCTGTTTAGCAGCTTACTTGTCGCAGCTATGTGTCTAATAGAAATTGCAGATCGATAAGCCGAATGAGCAGAAAAGGTGCACAtctggccagcagccagctATAAGGCTCTCAGATGCAGCCCTTCTTCTATGTCTTGTTACATACATATTTCTCATGGAAACAACAGGCCGTTTTCCCCATTGTAACCAATCTTAAGTTCGTAGTTGTAATGCTGCTCTTAAACCTTCATAGGATAGAATAATTCGTGTCCTTTCAACGAGCCGCATCGAGCTCAGTTGGCAATTCATGATTGGCTAATAGTCATGTGATTTGCCCGGCTAGCTCAATCGGTAGAGCGTGAGACTCTTATGAGGTACACGTTCTGTATTGCAATCTCAAGGTTGCGGGTTCGACCCCCGCGTTGGGCTTTTCCTATAATTCAATCTGCCAACTGAGATAGATGCGGttatttttttgctcttttcttcaatctctTCAACAAATTTCCTATAGTTCATCATTAAATAAAGATgggagagacagaaaatatttgctctctttttatttaataatcaATTACTCATTTAGACAAGTGGATATATGTACATAGATTTTACAGAGCCAGCACTCTCAAACCTTGGAAAATTTTTGatccattttctctctcagtATAGAGAAGGGAGCAaaacacttttttttattgcatGTTCCTCCGTTTACCCAAGTACAGTGACCGAATTCATCGAATCTCACTGCAGCATTATTAAAGCCCAGAGAAAGCTGCCAGATTTCGCTGACTCTACTACATCTTCGCGTCACACACAAACAGAAGGGAGAACAGTCGTCAAAGGTCCGACAAGTCGCATTTAATTACGGCGTGATGCCAAGttgattcattcattcatagGTATCATACATTTTCCCTCAAGAGCATTCAGCTCATATCCCCAAATCCAACGAAACCTGCGCCTGTTCCGGCCAAGCATGTATTCGTACTGCTCGCCAATCCCGTGTCTGCGATCCTGTCGCAGTTCCATGAAAAAGATAATGCCTTCTCTGTCGTTTGTTATACATGTACACCCTTTGCGTTATTGTCATTAAAGTGCCCCCGTGCTGGGAATTCATGCCGCCCGTTAGCACTTCCCTGCTCAATTATAGGCGCGCTGTTCCAGGCTCTTGTTCCCGACCATTACATAGATATTAAAGATTGATAACTTCCTCAGAATCCAAGCTGCGGCAGTaaacaaataaaaatacaatatTATATCAGCATTAGTGTCGCCAGCGTGGCGGTAATGGCAGTGGCCACTGTGATGAGGGTTTCGGGAAAATTAAATTTGGTTGCCGCGCTGATTGCGACAAAGTCGAATGGATCTCCGCCGCCGCTACCCGGCTGTGCGTTAGGATTGATCGGCCGTGTTGGTTTTGACGGCTCCTCGCTCGATGAAGAGGGCTGATCGACACTTGTTTGCGAGGTTCGTGCGACAGACTCGATCGTCGAGCTGGGAACGGTTGCTGATGTGATGCTGTGATCCGGTGTGGTGGATGCTACCGCACTTGATGCTGCTTCAGTAGAAACAGGTCCTTGCGTTGATGTTGAAGGGGGTGCAACATCTGATGGGCTTTGAGATGTGGGCGGAACTTGTGGTGGCGGCGACGTTTGTCTCGTCGAGGTTTGTAACGTCGTCGCAGGGGGAGAAGCCGGCGTTGAAGCCGGCGTTGAAGTTGGAGTTGAAGCTGGCGAGCCTGCACTGCAGATAGCAGCCACTAGATTGCCGGCTTGTATTTGCTTGAGCAGAGGATTGTTGGCAGAGCTGACTTTGGCACACAAGGATCGCACTGTAAACTGCACCGCTTGTAATCCTTCGATGCAGCTCTCTGAGCATGTGGTGCCTTTACCGAAATCGCCTGCGGTGCATCCTCGAATTGGTGCATTGTATGCATATATGCACGAAAGAGGCGCTGGAGAGGCCAGGCCTTCGAAACTGGACAAGGTCAAGAGAGCTCCTGATGCCGTGCCGACTAGAAAGACGAGATTGGCGAGACTAAGCTGCTGCATTGCACGGTATCTCGTCATGGAGATATGAGTCGTTGCTCGTATGCTTATTATTGAGATAGCGTCAAGACCGCGGTATTACACTGCAGTGGCCGCCAGGATGAGCGTCGAGTGTATTATTAGCTGCTTTAGCAGATGAGAAGCCAGACAGGCCAGCGAAAAAATCTGGACGAGTTTTACTATTTATGACGGCCTCTGGAATGACGAAatgtctctcttccttggccCTGCTGTCATGGAGCAGCCGGATCCGTGGGTTAATGATGCGAAACACTGCTTGTCTCAGGCCCTCCTAAGATGACGCCAACTAGGCGGCATAGCAAGAACGATTGGCGCTTCTGTAGCCGCACAACGGAACCAGCTTCCGTATCTACCAGCATAATGTTTCTCTAGGCTTTTTTGACATGTTTCGATTACAGCAGGGGCTTTTCATCGGGTAGTCGCGTGGCAGACAGGATGTCAGAACTTTGGTGAGAGTAGCTGGAATGGCGATGGTGATACAGGGATAATGTACAAAATACAAGCCACATGTAGCTATGAACACTCAAAGTTTtgatagttttttttatagaatattaGATGATTGGACCTTGCGCTTAAAACTAGCCATTTTGGTGGGGGGGAAAAATTGAGAAATGCGATGCTTTCTGATACCCTCCTACTACATACGGCACGAACTGTAGGCTATGGCATTTACATGCAGGTAATCTGGAACATTGTGTTGGCTGAATGCGGCGTAGAAGAAGCACGTGGAATGGAACGAGCCCCTCTAATCGCCTTTGTTGCGCCAAAACAAAGCAGGCCTCGACAATCGCCGGAACCACGTTTACCCCAATACCCCAAACTCGTCCCATCTGTCATCAATGCGAAACGCATCTCGACCTCATGTGAAACAGCCTCCCCCAGGCCTCCCAGAAAATAAGAGCgaggacaaagaaaaaggcaccGCCACATCATTCCACAGAATGCCGCGCTCGCTCCGGCACTTCCCTGCTTAGAGCTGATATTAGGTCGAGCCACGCACCCACAACAGCGCCACCCGTGCCAATGAAAGGCTTGCTTCGTCTAGCGAAACCAGTTCTGGCGCACACAGCAACTTGCTAGAGAGACACTAAGGATTCATATCCTAGGTGCATAAGCTGGATCCGAGGACTTATCAGAACATCAAGTGGCCTGTATGACCAGTAGTAAGGACCTATCGCCTGTAAGCAAGCCTAAGAGGaaccaaaagagagagagaaaaacaatgtcgagtctttcttcttcattcctTTGCTTCCACAGCTTCTGTGAGGCTTTCGCGACGCCTCCTTGGCATCGAATATTATGTCCGATCGCGACGGGCCAGGGTCACGACCCCCGCGCCAGGGCACATATCAACAGATCGTGTCCCTGAAAAGAAAGCCCATCCAGGCGAGGGCGGGATCATATCATCAAGGTGCGCCTCCTGTGGCGTCGATGGGCGTTATACGGGACTTTCTACGAACGACGAACGACTGACAGGCCTATAGCCGCCCAAAACGATGACCAAGCGGAAattgaggatgaagatgaggccGTGTCAGTTCCGACACCTTACGGTTCTGATGCCGGGGTAGTTGCAGAAATCGCGTCAACTACTACTACTCAGTATTCACTGGCGCCTCCCGCCAAGTCGCCACAGAGTTCTCGCTCAAATTTGTGGATGCCAATATGGCTTAGCCCAGCCGCTCTCATTGCCTTTGCTGTCACCTTTTTTCTAATGTTACTGACCACAGCTTTACTGTATCATTTTTCTGAGCAAGGCAACGGCATTAGTGCTCAACGAGAGGCGAACCACTATGCCTGGAAGTACGGCCCTACTGCAGGTAAGATGCAAACACACTCACAGGAGAGAGTATCCGATGTAATCCTTTTGGCTGCTGACTCATATATATCCAACTAGTTCTGGTTGTAGTAGGAGCTTTGTGGCGGCAAGTCGATTTCGCAAACAAGATCCTGACACCTTGGGAAGAGCTCAAGACAGGGCCATCATCGGCTGATAAGACTCTGCTCCTGGACTATATCTCTCCTATACTACCTGTC
The Trichoderma asperellum chromosome 7, complete sequence DNA segment above includes these coding regions:
- a CDS encoding uncharacterized protein (EggNog:ENOG41) — encoded protein: MITPRLYESLPVDERRLWHSHVYEVKSGMLIMPNRIVPQAAWEMAEKREMEQLIALYGKTYHFWQIDRGDKLPLGEPKLMTSYVADGQLDFAKVEERDGRFQSNYKLKMEARKDIPSPSIHKEADAAWGTEG
- a CDS encoding uncharacterized protein (EggNog:ENOG41~SECRETED:SignalP(1-24)); amino-acid sequence: MTRYRAMQQLSLANLVFLVGTASGALLTLSSFEGLASPAPLSCIYAYNAPIRGCTAGDFGKGTTCSESCIEGLQAVQFTVRSLCAKVSSANNPLLKQIQAGNLVAAICSAGSPASTPTSTPASTPASPPATTLQTSTRQTSPPPQVPPTSQSPSDVAPPSTSTQGPVSTEAASSAVASTTPDHSITSATVPSSTIESVARTSQTSVDQPSSSSEEPSKPTRPINPNAQPGSGGGDPFDFVAISAATKFNFPETLITVATAITATLATLMLI